One genomic segment of Arachis duranensis cultivar V14167 chromosome 4, aradu.V14167.gnm2.J7QH, whole genome shotgun sequence includes these proteins:
- the LOC107485416 gene encoding 2,3-bisphosphoglycerate-independent phosphoglycerate mutase, whose product MGSTPDAKWKLADHPKLPKGKPVAVVVLDGWGEANADQYNCIHTAETPTMDSLKKGAPERWRLVRAHGTAVGLPTEDDMGNSEVGHNALGAGRIFAQGAKLVDLALESGKIYEGEGFKYIQESFANGTLHLIGLLSDGGVHSRLDQLQLLLKGVSERGVKRVRVHILTDGRDVLDGSSVGFVETLENDLAKLREKGIDARIASGGGRMHVTMDRYENDWNVVKRGWDAQVLGEAPHKFKSALEAVKKLRAEPKANDQYLPPFVIVDDNGKAVGPIVDGDAVVTFNFRADRMVMIAKSLEYEDFDKFDRVRFPKIRYAGMLQYDGELKLPSHYLVSPPEIDRTSGEFLVHNGVRTFACSETVKFGHVTFFWNGNRSGYFNKQLEEYVEIPSDIGITFNVQPKMKALEIAEKARDAILSRKFDQIRVNLPNGDMVGHTGDIEATVVACKAADEAVKMILDAIEQVGGIYVVTADHGNAEDMVKRDKSGKPLLDKEGKIQILTSHTLQPVPIAIGGPGLAPGVRFRNDVPDGGLANVAATVMNLHGFVAPSDYETTLIEVVDK is encoded by the exons ATGGGAAGCACCCCAGATGCCAAGTGGAAATTGGCTGATCACCCAAAGCTGCCAAAGGGAAAGCCAGTTGCTGTGGTGGTTTTGGATGGATGGGGTGAGGCCAACGCTGATCAGTACAACTGTATCCACACCGCTGAAACTCCAACCATGGATTCCCTCAAAAAG GGTGCACCTGAAAGGTGGAGATTGGTGAGGGCTCATGGTACTGCTGTGGGACTTCCTACAGAGGATGACATGGGCAACAGTGAAGTCGGTCACAATGCTCTTGGTGCTGGCCGCATCTTTGCTCAAGG TGCCAAGCTTGTGGACCTTGCTCTTGAATCTGGAAAAATTTATGAAGGAGAAGGCTTCAAGTACATACAGGAAAGTTTTGCCAATGGCACATTGCATCTCATTGGGTTGTTGAGTGATGGTGGAGTCCATTCCCGACTTGATCAGTTGCAG TTGTTGCTTAAAGGTGTTAGTGAGCGAGGTGTTAAGAGAGTCCGCGTACACATTCTTACAGATGGTCGTGATGTTTTGGATGGCTCAAGTGTCGGATTTGTAGAAACTCTTGAAAATGATCTTGCCAAGTTGCGTGAGAAGGGTATTGATGCAAGAATTGCATCAGGTGGGGGTCGTATGCATGTTACAATGGATCGATATGAG AATGACTGGAATGTTGTGAAACGAGGGTGGGATGCTCAAGTTCTTGGCGAAGCCCCTCATAAGTTTAAAAGTGCTCTTGAAGCTGTCAAGAAACTAAGAGCAGAACCAAAAGCCAATGATCAGTACCTGCCTCCTTTTGTCATTGTTGATGATAATGGGAAGGCTGTTGGACCAATTGTTGATGGTGATGCAGTTGTTACATTCAACTTCCGGGCAGATCGTATGGTTATGATTGCCAAGTCTCTTGAATACGAAGACTTTGATAAATTTGATAGAGTCCGTTTCCCCAAGATTCGCTATGCTGGAATGCTTCAGTACGATGGTGAATTGAAGCTTCCCAGTCATTATCTTGTTTCTCCACCAGAAATTGACAGGACTTCTGGTGAATTCTTGGTGCATAATGGTGTTAGGACTTTTGCATGCAG TGAGACTGTTAAATTTGGTCATGTCACATTCTTCTGGAATGGAAACCGCTCTGGCTATTTTAATAAACAACTGGAGGAATATGTGGAAATTCCTAGTGACATTGGGATTACATTCAATGTACAACCAAAAATGAAGGCACTGGAGATTGCTGAAAAGGCTAGGGATGCCATTCTTAGTCGGAAATTTGATCAG ATCCGTGTCAACCTACCAAATGGTGACATGGTGGGGCATACAGGTGATATTGAAGCAACAGTTGTGGCTTGCAAGGCTGCTGATGAAGCAGTGAAG ATGATTCTTGATGCAATTGAACAAGTAGGTGGAATTTATGTCGTCACTGCTGACCATGGCAATGCAGAGGACATGGTCAAGAGAGACAAATCGGGAAAGCCTCTTCTTGACAAGGAGGGAAAGATTCAGATTCTTACTTCACATACCCTTCAGCCG GTGCCTATTGCCATTGGAGGTCCTGGATTGGCCCCTGGGGTCAGGTTCAGAAATGACGTTCCCGACGGTGGGCTGGCCAATGTAGCTGCGACTGTGATGAATCTTCATGGATTTGTGGCTCCCAGTGACTATGAGACAACTCTCATTGAAGTAGTTGATAAGTAG